Proteins encoded by one window of Sorangium aterium:
- a CDS encoding pectate lyase family protein, with protein MKAAVLSFVLLGCTGCTFLAGCSRAASSPGPGDEAAGQGGAGGNTPGAGGHGGATAGAQTGAGGAPGGGSATTGSAGGTGGSATTGSAGGTSGSATTGSAGGAGGSGPVDGVGTILKVTNLDADGPGSLREAIETRGPRTIVFEVGGIIDLNKTRLDITEPFVTIAGQTAPSPGVTLIRGGMKIRTHDVRIQHLRFRMGDAGAAPASGFEPDVTTDGASAYNIVIDHCSVAWGVDENLSVSGPRFDGPDGTSRRVTLSNNIIAEGLLESIHEKGSHSMGTLVHDHCTDVTVVGNLYANNNERNPWYKGFATGAIVNNVVYNPGKWAMRLGPVLKEWESSGVTPEPPSVSIVGNYMRHGANTLPGLPMIGTNSLGSAYLEDNIAVDALGAAAPIASPDIIVLTEKPAWPDGLVALPAASVLDAVLAHAGARPRDRDEVDLRIVEDVLSGDGMFVNSQDEVGGYPAAAPTSRPLDAPTEDIEGWLDRLADALE; from the coding sequence ATGAAGGCCGCCGTCCTCTCGTTCGTCCTCCTCGGTTGCACGGGTTGCACGTTCCTGGCCGGTTGCTCCCGCGCAGCGAGCTCGCCTGGCCCAGGCGATGAAGCGGCCGGACAGGGCGGCGCCGGAGGTAACACTCCGGGCGCGGGCGGCCACGGCGGCGCGACTGCAGGCGCCCAGACCGGAGCCGGCGGCGCGCCGGGAGGCGGCTCCGCCACCACCGGCTCCGCGGGCGGCACCGGCGGCTCCGCCACCACCGGCTCCGCGGGCGGCACCAGCGGCTCCGCCACCACCGGCTCGGCGGGCGGCGCCGGCGGCTCGGGACCCGTCGATGGCGTGGGTACGATCCTCAAGGTGACGAACCTCGACGCCGACGGCCCGGGATCGTTGCGCGAGGCGATCGAGACGCGGGGGCCGCGCACGATCGTGTTCGAGGTCGGCGGGATCATCGACCTGAACAAGACGCGCCTCGACATCACCGAGCCGTTCGTCACGATCGCCGGCCAGACAGCGCCCTCGCCGGGCGTCACGCTGATCCGCGGCGGGATGAAGATCCGCACGCACGACGTGCGGATCCAGCACCTCCGCTTCCGGATGGGCGACGCCGGGGCTGCGCCTGCGTCGGGGTTCGAGCCCGACGTCACGACGGACGGCGCCTCGGCGTACAACATCGTGATCGACCATTGCTCCGTGGCGTGGGGCGTCGACGAGAACCTGTCCGTCTCGGGCCCCCGCTTCGACGGTCCCGACGGCACTTCGCGCCGCGTCACCCTCAGCAACAACATCATCGCCGAAGGGCTCCTCGAATCCATCCACGAGAAGGGCTCTCATTCCATGGGCACCCTCGTGCACGACCACTGCACCGACGTCACCGTCGTCGGCAACCTCTACGCCAACAACAACGAACGAAACCCCTGGTACAAGGGGTTCGCGACCGGGGCGATCGTGAACAACGTCGTCTACAACCCCGGCAAATGGGCGATGCGCCTCGGCCCCGTCCTCAAGGAGTGGGAGAGCTCGGGCGTCACGCCGGAGCCGCCGAGCGTCAGCATCGTCGGCAACTACATGCGGCACGGCGCCAACACCTTGCCGGGCCTCCCCATGATCGGCACCAACTCGCTGGGATCCGCCTACCTCGAGGACAACATCGCCGTGGACGCCCTCGGCGCAGCGGCGCCCATCGCCTCCCCGGACATCATCGTCCTCACCGAGAAGCCCGCGTGGCCCGACGGCCTCGTGGCGCTCCCCGCAGCGTCGGTCCTCGACGCGGTGCTCGCGCACGCGGGCGCGAGGCCCAGAGACCGCGACGAGGTCGATCTGCGCATCGTCGAAGACGTCCTGTCCGGCGACGGAATGTTCGTGAACAGCCAAGACGAGGTAGGGGGCTACCCGGCGGCAGCGCCGACCTCGCGACCGCTCGACGCGCCGACCGAGGACATCGAGGGCTGGCTCGATCGCCTCGCCGACGCGCTCGAATAG
- a CDS encoding DNA topoisomerase 3, whose amino-acid sequence MIAVVAEKPAVARDIAAVLGASKRAEGFLEGGGYVVTWAIGHLVAIAEPHQIDPAWKRWRLDLLPMLPGQFPLVVLPGTRAQFEIVRKVLGRRDVDRVVCATDAGREGELIFRYLYEAAGCKKPVERLWISSLTPDAIRDGLRRLRDARGYDGLADAARGRSRADWLVGMNLSRAYSLVFDQDLSVGRVQTPTLSMVVERELAIRRFVPEPYLEVVATFCPLREDGSGAADESYKGTYFNDKPLPGEPPAAGGPPSAGERPETAPSRRRLPPDGEEARRIIERARRGEARIEAVRSESRRLPPPLLYDLTELQRHANRLYGFSAQKTLEVAQALYERRKLISYPRTDSRHLSTDVAATLGAVVQAIEGSYRGMLAPGTGARPLGKRFVDDGKVGDHHAIIPTGARSSRAELSTDEQKIFDLICRRLLSAWHEDHVTSITTVITAITTRGGAGARGGEPIVDRYHSAGSVVEKVGWKVLDIGFGKPPARPGKKAEPDGDGPDARDGGAGEGERETADQRLPPGLAKGQVQLVLDAEAQAKKTRPPPRFTEATLLTAMETAGSSLEEKELSEAMKDSGLGTPATRAAIIETLLRREYIVRKGKLLHATDKGVGLIEVVHADVKSPAMTGAWEAKLARMARGKGDLPSFMADIESYVRHVVAEVSGARRAAGDGALSPEVGASPFQERGEARSREKRGGAAAAAPGTGRGREATPRRAPGSSAGVGPGDASPGALQAVAAAAASAPARAQARSRAAAAPSPARPAAAGATARRVAVAPSLARPAAATSPPARHAAVASMPARPVAATSPPARPAAVAPSPARPVAATSPPARPAAVAPSPARAAAVGSSPARGVGAASSPAVTSSPARRPEDLVELLHQCFGFSAFRPYQEAVCRTAAAGSDVLLVMPTGAGKSLCYQLPGIARGGTTLVVSPLIALMEDQASKLRACGFAAERIHSGRSRAESRKACIDYLEGALDFLFIAPERLRVPGFPEMLARRKPVLVAVDEAHCISKWGHDFRPDYRMLGQRLPALRPAPVIALTATATPVVQDDIVEQLGLASAARFIHGFRRSNLGIEILEVSPGERLNRVRALLRQEGRTPAIVYAPTRKEAEALAAGLSEDLPAEAYHAGLAAPVRDRIQAAFLDGSTEIIVATIAFGMGIDKPDVRTVVHAGLPGSVEGYYQEIGRAGRDGLPSRAVLMHSYVDRRMHEFFHERDYPDPAMLQRIEEVLSDEPRPKEAILGDLGVDPDVADKALEKLWIHGGARVDPDGGVALGEPGWRGPYEAQRRHKLAELVQMARFTEGHGCRMLHLVRHFGDQEDTGEPCGLCDVCAPAACAAREFRAPSRDEAQAIAKIMAALRESEQPTGRLYREAFADGSLERRDFEHLLGGLVRAGLVCVREDSFEKAGELITYQRASLTSRGLLGGPRGASDVVSDVPLAKLPPKVKKRQSAKSSDARRAFFARKAQRKKGRAR is encoded by the coding sequence ATGATCGCCGTGGTCGCAGAGAAGCCCGCCGTTGCCCGCGACATCGCCGCGGTGCTCGGGGCCTCGAAGCGCGCCGAGGGCTTCCTCGAGGGCGGCGGCTACGTCGTCACGTGGGCGATCGGGCACCTCGTCGCCATCGCCGAGCCGCACCAGATCGACCCCGCCTGGAAGCGCTGGCGCCTCGACCTCCTCCCGATGCTTCCCGGCCAGTTCCCGCTCGTCGTCCTCCCCGGGACGCGAGCCCAGTTCGAGATCGTCCGGAAGGTCCTGGGCCGGCGCGACGTCGACCGCGTCGTCTGCGCCACGGACGCCGGCCGCGAGGGCGAGCTCATCTTCCGGTACCTCTACGAGGCGGCCGGGTGCAAGAAGCCGGTCGAGCGGCTCTGGATCTCGTCCCTCACGCCCGACGCCATCCGGGACGGGCTCCGGCGGCTGCGGGACGCGCGCGGCTACGACGGCCTCGCCGACGCGGCGCGCGGGCGTAGCCGGGCCGACTGGCTCGTCGGCATGAACCTCTCGCGCGCCTACAGCCTGGTCTTCGACCAGGATCTCTCGGTCGGCCGTGTGCAGACGCCGACGCTGTCCATGGTCGTCGAGCGCGAGCTCGCGATCCGGCGGTTCGTCCCCGAGCCGTACCTCGAGGTCGTCGCGACCTTCTGCCCGCTCCGGGAGGACGGCTCGGGCGCGGCCGACGAGTCCTACAAGGGCACGTATTTCAACGACAAACCGCTCCCCGGCGAGCCGCCGGCCGCCGGCGGGCCGCCGAGCGCCGGCGAGCGGCCCGAGACGGCGCCGTCGCGGAGGCGCCTGCCGCCGGACGGCGAGGAGGCGCGGCGCATCATCGAGCGGGCCCGGCGCGGCGAGGCGCGCATCGAGGCGGTCCGATCGGAGTCTCGCCGCCTCCCGCCGCCGCTGCTCTACGACCTGACCGAGCTCCAGCGGCACGCCAACCGCCTTTACGGCTTCTCTGCGCAGAAGACGCTGGAGGTGGCCCAGGCGCTGTACGAGCGCAGGAAGCTCATCAGCTATCCGCGCACCGACAGCCGGCACCTCTCGACGGACGTCGCGGCCACGCTCGGCGCGGTGGTGCAGGCGATCGAGGGCTCGTATCGGGGGATGCTCGCCCCGGGGACGGGGGCTCGGCCGCTCGGCAAGCGCTTCGTCGACGACGGCAAGGTCGGGGATCACCACGCCATCATCCCCACGGGGGCTCGTTCCTCGCGCGCGGAGCTCTCGACCGACGAGCAGAAGATCTTCGATCTCATCTGCCGGCGCCTCCTCTCGGCGTGGCACGAGGATCACGTCACCTCGATCACCACCGTCATCACCGCGATCACCACGCGCGGCGGCGCGGGCGCGCGCGGCGGCGAGCCGATCGTGGACCGCTACCACAGCGCGGGCAGCGTCGTGGAGAAGGTCGGGTGGAAGGTGCTCGACATCGGCTTCGGCAAGCCGCCTGCGAGGCCTGGCAAGAAGGCGGAACCGGACGGTGATGGGCCCGACGCGCGCGACGGGGGAGCGGGCGAGGGCGAGCGCGAGACCGCGGATCAGCGGCTCCCGCCTGGGCTCGCGAAAGGGCAGGTGCAGCTCGTGCTGGACGCGGAGGCGCAGGCCAAGAAGACGCGCCCGCCGCCGCGCTTCACCGAGGCCACGCTGCTCACCGCCATGGAGACCGCGGGCAGCAGCCTCGAAGAGAAGGAGCTCTCCGAGGCGATGAAGGACTCGGGCCTCGGCACGCCGGCCACGCGGGCCGCGATCATCGAGACGCTCCTCCGGCGCGAGTACATCGTGCGCAAGGGCAAGCTGCTGCACGCGACCGACAAGGGCGTCGGGCTGATCGAGGTCGTCCACGCGGACGTGAAGAGCCCCGCGATGACGGGCGCCTGGGAGGCGAAGCTCGCCCGCATGGCCCGGGGCAAGGGCGATCTGCCGTCGTTCATGGCGGACATCGAGTCGTACGTGCGCCACGTGGTCGCGGAGGTGAGCGGGGCGCGGCGCGCAGCAGGGGACGGTGCGCTTTCCCCGGAGGTCGGGGCATCGCCGTTCCAGGAGCGCGGCGAGGCGCGGTCGCGCGAGAAGAGGGGCGGCGCCGCGGCCGCTGCGCCGGGGACCGGTCGAGGCCGCGAGGCGACGCCTCGCCGTGCTCCGGGCAGCAGCGCAGGGGTCGGGCCGGGCGATGCATCGCCTGGCGCGCTGCAGGCGGTCGCGGCGGCTGCAGCATCGGCGCCGGCTCGGGCGCAGGCGCGGTCGCGCGCGGCGGCGGCGCCGTCGCCAGCGCGACCTGCGGCGGCCGGGGCGACGGCGCGCCGTGTGGCGGTAGCGCCGTCGCTCGCGCGACCTGCGGCAGCGACGTCGCCGCCGGCGCGACATGCGGCGGTAGCATCGATGCCCGCGCGACCTGTGGCAGCGACGTCGCCGCCGGCGCGCCCCGCCGCGGTAGCGCCGTCGCCTGCGCGACCGGTGGCAGCGACGTCGCCGCCGGCGCGCCCCGCCGCGGTAGCGCCGTCGCCCGCGCGCGCGGCGGCCGTCGGGTCCTCCCCGGCGCGTGGGGTGGGCGCCGCGTCCTCGCCGGCGGTCACCTCGTCGCCAGCGCGCCGGCCGGAGGATCTCGTCGAGCTGCTCCACCAATGCTTCGGCTTCAGCGCCTTCCGCCCCTACCAGGAGGCCGTCTGCCGGACGGCGGCCGCGGGGAGCGACGTGCTGCTCGTCATGCCCACGGGCGCCGGCAAATCGCTCTGTTACCAGCTCCCCGGCATCGCCCGCGGCGGCACGACGCTCGTCGTGAGCCCGCTCATCGCGCTCATGGAGGATCAGGCCTCGAAGCTCCGGGCGTGCGGCTTCGCCGCCGAGCGGATCCACTCCGGCCGGAGCCGGGCCGAGTCCCGGAAGGCCTGCATCGATTACCTCGAAGGCGCGCTCGACTTCCTCTTCATCGCCCCCGAGCGGCTCCGCGTGCCCGGGTTTCCCGAGATGCTCGCACGCCGGAAGCCCGTGCTGGTCGCCGTCGACGAGGCCCATTGCATCTCGAAATGGGGCCACGACTTCCGCCCTGATTACCGGATGCTCGGGCAGCGGCTCCCGGCGCTCCGTCCGGCGCCGGTCATCGCGCTGACCGCCACCGCCACGCCGGTCGTGCAGGACGACATCGTCGAGCAGCTCGGCCTCGCGTCCGCGGCGCGGTTCATCCATGGCTTCAGGCGGAGCAACCTGGGTATCGAGATCCTCGAGGTCAGCCCGGGAGAGCGCCTGAACCGGGTGCGCGCGCTGCTCCGCCAGGAGGGCCGGACGCCGGCCATCGTCTATGCGCCGACGCGGAAGGAGGCCGAGGCGCTCGCCGCCGGCCTCTCGGAGGATCTCCCGGCCGAGGCGTACCATGCGGGCCTCGCCGCCCCGGTGCGGGACCGGATCCAGGCGGCCTTTCTGGACGGCAGCACCGAGATCATCGTCGCCACGATCGCCTTCGGCATGGGCATCGACAAGCCCGATGTCCGCACGGTCGTCCACGCCGGGCTGCCCGGGAGCGTCGAGGGCTATTACCAGGAGATCGGCCGCGCTGGCCGCGACGGGCTCCCCTCGCGGGCCGTGCTGATGCACTCGTATGTCGACCGGCGAATGCACGAGTTCTTCCACGAGCGCGACTACCCAGATCCGGCGATGCTCCAGCGGATCGAAGAGGTCCTGTCGGACGAGCCCCGCCCGAAGGAGGCGATCCTGGGTGATCTCGGAGTGGATCCCGACGTGGCGGACAAGGCGCTCGAGAAGCTCTGGATCCACGGCGGCGCGCGCGTGGATCCGGACGGGGGCGTCGCCCTGGGCGAGCCGGGTTGGCGCGGGCCTTACGAGGCGCAGCGGCGCCACAAGCTCGCCGAGCTCGTGCAGATGGCGCGGTTCACCGAGGGCCACGGCTGCCGCATGCTCCACCTGGTCCGCCATTTCGGCGACCAGGAGGACACGGGCGAGCCCTGCGGCCTCTGCGACGTCTGCGCGCCTGCCGCCTGCGCCGCGCGGGAGTTCCGGGCGCCGAGCCGCGACGAGGCGCAGGCGATCGCGAAGATCATGGCGGCGCTTCGCGAGAGCGAGCAGCCGACAGGCCGGCTCTACCGCGAGGCGTTTGCCGACGGCTCGCTCGAGCGGCGCGACTTCGAGCACCTCCTCGGCGGGCTCGTGCGGGCGGGCCTCGTCTGCGTGCGCGAGGACTCGTTCGAGAAGGCGGGCGAGCTCATCACGTACCAGCGCGCGTCGCTCACGTCGCGCGGCCTCCTCGGTGGGCCGCGCGGCGCGAGCGATGTCGTGAGCGACGTCCCGCTCGCGAAGCTCCCGCCGAAGGTGAAGAAGCGGCAGAGCGCGAAGTCCTCGGACGCGCGGAGGGCGTTCTTCGCCCGCAAGGCGCAGCGGAAGAAGGGGCGGGCGCGCTGA
- a CDS encoding SDR family NAD(P)-dependent oxidoreductase, whose product MIMTSGLAIVTGASSGIGAEIARQLSARGQPVLAIGRRAHRLEELSAQAGAAGHAPIHPLELDVTTEGAALRVRDRARELGGAAWLVNNAGTTRLGPFLEGDPAALAMLVRLNCESVVALCAAIVPDLVARGGGRVLNVASLAAFQPTPGHAVYGATKAFVLSLSESLAVELEGTGVTVTALCPGPVTTEIFDVGAPGVPRRKLPFELTAEGCAAYAIAAAERGNVVAIPTALSKATAQLSRILPRAALRRLSARIGLSVLGYGARARGVRG is encoded by the coding sequence ATGATCATGACCTCGGGCCTCGCCATCGTCACAGGCGCCTCGTCCGGCATCGGCGCGGAGATCGCACGGCAGCTCTCGGCGCGCGGGCAGCCGGTGCTCGCCATCGGCCGGCGGGCGCACCGGCTGGAGGAGCTCTCCGCGCAGGCGGGCGCCGCCGGGCACGCGCCCATTCACCCGCTCGAGCTCGACGTCACCACCGAGGGCGCAGCCCTCCGCGTGCGGGATCGGGCGCGCGAGCTGGGCGGCGCGGCCTGGCTGGTCAACAACGCGGGAACGACGCGGCTCGGACCCTTTCTGGAGGGCGACCCGGCGGCGCTGGCGATGCTGGTGCGACTCAACTGCGAGAGCGTCGTCGCGCTCTGCGCGGCGATCGTCCCCGACCTGGTGGCCCGCGGCGGAGGGCGCGTGCTCAACGTCGCGTCGCTCGCCGCGTTCCAACCGACCCCGGGACATGCGGTGTATGGAGCGACCAAGGCGTTCGTACTTTCGCTCTCGGAGAGCCTGGCCGTGGAGCTCGAGGGAACCGGCGTCACGGTGACAGCGCTGTGCCCAGGGCCGGTGACCACGGAGATCTTCGACGTAGGCGCGCCCGGCGTGCCGCGCAGAAAGCTGCCGTTCGAGCTCACGGCCGAGGGCTGCGCGGCCTACGCCATCGCGGCGGCCGAGCGCGGCAACGTGGTCGCCATCCCGACCGCATTGAGCAAGGCCACGGCCCAGCTCTCGCGCATCCTCCCTCGCGCGGCGCTACGCCGGCTCTCGGCACGAATAGGGCTCTCGGTCCTCGGCTATGGCGCTCGGGCGCGAGGCGTCCGAGGCTAG
- the traA gene encoding outer membrane exchange protein TraA family protein, translated as MRIRCVELATAALCALLPLPVHAQVEKPTPQPVVVSAPALEELPEVEGTGLCAASVIPSGPQETPANLFMNDFIGGTNKLIDDHKEDRLEYTIRTLLDLSNNNAADEDPGDEDAPRSFGDFRPMSPDCGIGGCSFPWDDRPDRTKIVYGSRIRGFLAVTEELVRKPVHFGLYADDAVSLAFYDAVTSEKVVLLQPAELGLPVWRLTNTVTFDKPGLYPLEINYAEIAEHAALEMSYLVGEFDDFHRAAEVDPVKLNENGFTVFRPAQFFQTLAGSPSFPDLDQCQQCERRFVGLPNNNGCPGSYYCNEAALCAPCDTALHCGESCSRCLNDTPFCIDLNGSRACAECRTSEDCRDGFVCDPESHECKEEYECNIDPDCPRGEICVEHSCVPCDTADRCAGNSCNCCPNGISGAQMNCAAVEPGGVAMCVECLVDDECPDGKKCHTPTGHCVDEIPSNAQPNCCGEGCVDCMHPEDPNDPQSPPVPFCLPGPVGTACAACRNDMDCADGQYCLSGECKECVKDRRCGPRCESCGGDTPFCFGQFSEVAVCVRCTSDEQCAGTTCNRETHECDPGCMATCAEDTPHCDGEKCVECYADTQCPCGNTCDLATNTCDVSCKSNLDCLGNEHCRWTDEADAKECALGPMPDNVACGGTLAEICSVSVVGQKGADPRAAGLVALAALALLERKRRRRSGGAS; from the coding sequence ATGCGCATTCGATGCGTCGAGCTGGCCACGGCCGCCCTGTGTGCGCTGTTGCCGTTGCCCGTGCATGCGCAGGTGGAGAAGCCGACGCCGCAGCCGGTCGTCGTTTCGGCGCCCGCTCTTGAGGAGCTGCCGGAGGTCGAGGGCACCGGGCTCTGCGCCGCGTCGGTCATCCCGAGCGGGCCGCAAGAGACGCCGGCAAACCTCTTTATGAACGACTTCATAGGAGGAACCAATAAACTCATCGACGATCACAAGGAAGATCGCCTCGAGTACACCATTCGAACGCTCCTTGATCTGAGCAACAACAACGCCGCCGACGAGGACCCCGGCGACGAGGACGCCCCGCGGAGTTTCGGCGACTTCAGGCCGATGTCGCCGGATTGCGGGATCGGCGGCTGCAGCTTCCCGTGGGACGATCGCCCTGACCGTACGAAAATCGTCTATGGCTCCCGTATTCGCGGGTTTCTGGCCGTCACGGAGGAGCTCGTCCGCAAGCCGGTCCATTTCGGCCTGTACGCCGACGATGCCGTGAGCCTCGCGTTTTACGATGCCGTCACGAGCGAGAAGGTGGTCCTTCTCCAGCCGGCGGAGCTCGGCCTGCCGGTCTGGCGCCTCACGAACACCGTCACCTTCGACAAGCCAGGCCTGTACCCGCTCGAGATCAACTACGCGGAGATCGCCGAGCACGCGGCGCTCGAGATGTCCTATCTCGTCGGGGAGTTCGATGACTTCCACCGCGCTGCTGAAGTGGATCCCGTGAAGCTGAACGAGAACGGCTTCACCGTCTTCCGGCCGGCGCAGTTCTTCCAGACGCTGGCCGGCTCGCCGTCGTTCCCGGATCTGGACCAGTGCCAGCAGTGCGAGCGCAGGTTCGTCGGCCTGCCCAACAACAACGGCTGTCCTGGGAGCTACTACTGCAACGAGGCCGCCCTCTGCGCCCCGTGCGACACGGCGCTCCACTGCGGCGAGTCGTGCTCGCGCTGCCTGAACGACACGCCGTTCTGCATCGATCTCAACGGCAGCCGCGCGTGCGCCGAGTGCCGCACCAGCGAGGACTGCCGCGACGGCTTCGTCTGCGACCCCGAGTCGCACGAATGCAAGGAGGAGTACGAGTGCAACATCGACCCGGACTGCCCGCGGGGCGAGATCTGCGTCGAGCACTCCTGCGTCCCGTGCGACACGGCCGATCGGTGCGCCGGCAACTCCTGCAACTGCTGTCCGAACGGCATCAGCGGCGCCCAGATGAACTGCGCCGCGGTCGAGCCGGGCGGCGTCGCGATGTGCGTCGAGTGCCTCGTCGACGACGAGTGCCCCGACGGCAAGAAGTGCCACACCCCGACGGGCCACTGCGTCGACGAGATTCCGAGCAACGCGCAGCCGAACTGCTGCGGTGAGGGCTGCGTCGACTGCATGCACCCCGAGGACCCGAACGACCCGCAGTCGCCCCCGGTGCCGTTCTGCCTCCCCGGGCCCGTCGGGACGGCGTGCGCCGCGTGCCGCAACGACATGGATTGCGCCGACGGCCAGTACTGCCTGAGCGGCGAGTGCAAGGAGTGCGTCAAGGATCGGCGCTGCGGGCCGCGCTGCGAGAGCTGCGGCGGCGACACGCCGTTCTGCTTCGGACAGTTCTCCGAGGTCGCGGTCTGCGTGCGCTGCACGTCGGACGAGCAGTGCGCCGGCACGACCTGCAACCGCGAGACCCACGAGTGCGACCCGGGGTGCATGGCGACCTGCGCCGAGGACACGCCGCACTGCGACGGCGAAAAGTGCGTCGAGTGCTACGCCGACACGCAGTGTCCGTGCGGCAACACCTGCGACCTCGCGACGAACACCTGCGACGTCTCCTGCAAGTCGAACCTGGACTGCCTCGGCAACGAGCACTGCCGCTGGACCGACGAGGCGGACGCCAAGGAGTGCGCGCTCGGCCCGATGCCCGACAACGTCGCGTGCGGCGGCACCCTCGCCGAGATCTGCAGCGTATCGGTCGTCGGCCAGAAGGGCGCCGATCCGCGGGCCGCCGGGCTCGTCGCCCTCGCAGCGCTGGCGCTGCTCGAGCGAAAGCGCCGCCGGCGCAGCGGAGGTGCCTCGTGA
- a CDS encoding OmpA family protein produces MRTRPLLAPLLALSALLAGGPALAEEGRFDAQVFRPAAAPRDLVMVQKSEVIGNLSPTVGLYSDIAADPLVLLVAGDDTRQAVDAISGRLELALLAGIGFFDVFDVTMTMPLVLFQEGGNLRRFGTEGSVKSSSVGDLRLSTKISLPYLNRKEQVKEGFGMAIAGNLNFPTGDQNAFTSDGALSGGATLIGDYRFNFGLLLAANAGIWLRPDNQFAGVRVGDMAQFGVAAEQYVVQSWGLSVIGEVYGYPSLTSYPDDPGQIPAEALLGLRWQTKHGITITFGGSFGAACGFGAPSIRFFNVITWQPKTSQEQEEINRLQQRDNDDPDRDGLIGAADRCPDVPGSPENFGCPDLDTDGDGIFDRDDKCPDKPAGPHGKDGCPLAFIRGDEIVITEQVHFATDKDIILEDSNSTLEAVAQVLIDNPDIREVRIEGHTDVRATDLYNMALSQRRVASVMAYLIAKGVDPSRLQAVGYGHTQPIYDDTGCQGHDDQLSPDCQFMTSKNRRVVFRILRYGAAGAKPLTGAPEGGEQLLPSGGVLPQKTQGTLPNQGTLPGQGVLKSNVLPSGGSALPPAGGAPGGAAPLPNRGNAGGLPSNTGVLPRSGTPAPAPAPAPSSSSQPPAPGGGGSR; encoded by the coding sequence GTGAGAACGCGTCCGCTGCTCGCCCCGCTCCTCGCGCTGTCGGCGCTCCTCGCCGGGGGCCCCGCGCTCGCCGAGGAGGGGCGCTTCGATGCCCAGGTCTTCCGCCCGGCTGCGGCCCCGCGCGATCTCGTGATGGTCCAGAAGTCCGAGGTCATCGGGAACCTCTCGCCGACCGTCGGCCTCTACAGCGACATCGCGGCCGACCCGCTCGTGCTGCTCGTCGCGGGCGACGACACGAGGCAGGCCGTCGACGCCATCTCGGGGCGGCTCGAGCTCGCCTTGCTCGCGGGCATCGGCTTCTTCGACGTGTTCGACGTCACGATGACCATGCCGCTCGTCCTCTTCCAGGAGGGCGGCAACCTCCGCCGCTTCGGCACCGAGGGGTCGGTCAAGAGCTCCTCGGTCGGCGATCTCCGCCTGTCCACGAAGATCTCGCTCCCGTACCTGAACCGGAAGGAGCAGGTCAAGGAGGGGTTCGGGATGGCCATCGCGGGCAACCTCAACTTCCCCACGGGCGACCAGAACGCGTTCACCAGCGACGGCGCGCTGAGCGGCGGCGCGACGCTCATCGGCGACTACCGGTTCAACTTCGGGCTGCTCCTCGCCGCGAACGCTGGCATCTGGCTGCGGCCCGACAACCAGTTCGCGGGCGTGCGCGTCGGCGACATGGCGCAGTTCGGCGTGGCGGCCGAGCAGTACGTCGTTCAGAGCTGGGGCCTGTCGGTCATCGGCGAGGTGTACGGCTACCCCTCGCTCACGAGCTACCCCGACGACCCGGGGCAGATCCCCGCGGAGGCGCTCCTCGGGCTGCGCTGGCAGACCAAGCACGGCATCACGATCACCTTCGGCGGGAGCTTCGGCGCGGCGTGCGGCTTCGGCGCGCCCTCCATCCGCTTCTTCAACGTCATCACGTGGCAGCCGAAGACGTCCCAGGAGCAGGAGGAGATCAACCGCCTGCAGCAGCGCGACAACGACGATCCGGATCGCGACGGCCTCATCGGCGCCGCGGACCGCTGCCCCGACGTGCCCGGGAGCCCCGAGAATTTCGGCTGTCCGGACCTGGACACCGACGGCGACGGCATCTTCGATCGCGACGACAAGTGCCCCGACAAGCCCGCCGGTCCGCACGGGAAGGACGGCTGTCCGCTCGCCTTCATCCGGGGCGACGAGATCGTGATCACCGAGCAGGTCCACTTCGCGACCGACAAGGACATCATCCTCGAGGACTCGAACTCGACCCTCGAAGCGGTCGCGCAGGTGCTGATCGACAACCCCGACATCCGCGAGGTGCGGATCGAGGGCCACACCGACGTGCGCGCGACCGACCTGTACAACATGGCCCTGTCCCAGCGCCGCGTGGCGAGCGTCATGGCGTACCTGATCGCGAAGGGCGTCGATCCCTCGCGGCTCCAGGCGGTCGGCTACGGGCACACGCAGCCGATCTACGACGACACCGGCTGCCAGGGGCACGACGATCAGCTGTCGCCCGATTGCCAGTTCATGACGTCGAAGAACCGGCGCGTCGTCTTCCGCATCCTGCGCTACGGCGCCGCGGGGGCGAAGCCGCTCACCGGCGCGCCCGAGGGGGGCGAGCAGCTCCTGCCGTCCGGCGGGGTGCTGCCGCAGAAGACCCAGGGCACGCTGCCGAACCAGGGCACGCTGCCAGGGCAGGGGGTCCTCAAGTCGAACGTGCTGCCGAGCGGCGGATCCGCTCTTCCGCCTGCAGGCGGGGCGCCCGGCGGTGCGGCGCCGCTGCCGAACCGCGGCAACGCGGGCGGTCTTCCGAGCAATACGGGCGTGCTGCCGCGATCCGGTACCCCTGCGCCGGCACCCGCGCCCGCGCCGTCCTCGTCGAGCCAGCCGCCTGCTCCTGGAGGCGGGGGGAGTCGCTAG